In Methanobrevibacter sp., the genomic stretch ATGCAAACTGGATTTTGTATGATCCCTCTGAAATGCTTTTAATCATTAGGTTGTCGGAATTATTTTTTGTTAATAGGTTTTCTGTTTCATTTAATTTTTTGTTTAAATCGTTTAAATTGTATATTGCCAATCCATTTTCAATTGATTTTCCTTTTAAATGCATATAAATGTCACTTAATTCATTGACATAGTCTGCTCTTTCTTGAACAATTATACCGTAGACATATTTTAGTGTTTCATAATTTCCAGCGTACCCTAATCTTTCTGGGTGTTCTTTTATAAATTATTCCATTTCAGTTAATGTCTTTTCCATTGAAGTTAATTCTCTATCGTAATCTTCTAGTGTTTCAAGTTTTATTGGTTCAAGTTCCATTTTATCACCTAATTTTTTAGTTTTACAATTCCCTTAGGATTTTTAGTTTGTTTGTTTTTTCCAAATAACATAATTAATGTTTTTGATTTTGTTTCCAGATATTTCTCGTATTCTTTTGTATTTGATTTGGGATATTTAAAGACCATAAATGAATGACATGTATTATATGTCCTTAGTGGAGCATTGTAAATTAAATCTTTGACTTTAGATTTATCATTATTTTGATCAACTTTTACACTATCAAATTCTGTAAATGTATCAATATCATTTGGATTCTCTTTGGATGTAACATAACTGTCATCAATCCAATGATTTAAATAATGGTGGGCTTCTTATTTGATTTACATGTTCTTTGTAGTGTTTCATAATTTCTTCTCGTCTAATGGATTAATTTTTTGAAAAAAGATCTTCAAATTCTTCAAGACTCATTTCATAGATTCCAAAGGGCAAACATCCCTCATCATTAAAACCGTTAAATTTTCTCTTTTTCATAATCTCACTTTAAAAATTTAACAGACGTCTGATGATTGTTATCTTTAGTTTGAGTAGTATATATAATTTTTTTCCAAACCTGTCCCATTCCTATCCCAAAAATTATCCAAAACTGTTCCATATTGAGTATGGGGATTTTACGAAATCATACTCTTTTTGTTATGAAAATGATAAAGTTAATAAGATTACAATTCTATTTACAAAATTTGCATAAACTTAATTACATTTTAGTTCATATATCATATTAAAGCAGGATTAAATGATTGCTGAATTGATACAAATTTAAGGAGGAATATAACATGATTAGTGATGAAGAAAAAGCTAAAATCAAAAAGGAGATAGTGGAAAAAGTAAACTCCGTTTTAGAAAAAAACAATGAATCATTCAGAATGGATCAAGTAAATGTCCTAAATAAAAATGAAACTATTAAGTTCATGGGAAATTACAGGGTTTACGACAGGAAAAATTACCATTCTGTATCAAAAGAGATTAACACTTTCCTAAAGCAATATGGTGATGTTGATATCAAATCCAAAAAAATCCGGGACAGCGGCATGAAATTCACTACCGTAAGCTTTAACTTTGAACTATAAATTTAGTTTTGAGTTATGAAATATTATTTTAAAAAGAAAAAAAGTAAATAAGGAATCAAATCCTTATTTTAAATTATTTTTAGTTTTTTAGCTGTCTTTTCATCAACTTGTGTCAATGAATTTAAGCTTTTGATATAAATAAATTAGCACCTTCAACGATTAAGGATATTCCAAGTAATATTGGGGCAATAATCGGGTTGTCGATTGTTAAAGCACCAATAGCAATCATGACAATTGCAAGGATTATCATTAAAATTGAAAGGACTTTTGAAACTTGGTCTCCTGAAATTAAACCTGCTATACCCATTAAAATCATTATAATTCCGATAATATAGAATTGTAAGGACATGATTATTGGTATTGCAAAGATATTGGTTGTGAATATGAATCCGAATATTACGGCCAATATTCCTGATATAATAAGAAGAGCACCCATTCCAGTTCCGCCGAAAATTCCTGCAATTATTGAAAAAATACCTAATAACAGGAAACTTATTCCTATTAAGGTTGAAGCAAGGGCAGTACTGAAAACAGGACATGCAATAAATATTAATCCCAATATTATTGACAGGATACCCATAATTTGATTGTTGTTCATTTTTTCACTTTTAATTTTTATTTTTTGAAATTAAAATTCAATATTGCATATAATATGAATTTCAATATATATTTATGGATTTTTTTATTATTAAAAAATTATGGTTTGCCTATATTAAAAAAGAACAATTGTTCGGTTTTTTGTAAAAATATTCTATTTAAATAATGTTGAAAAAACGTTAAATAAGACAAAACTAGTCTAAAATTCTATCAAAAAACTGATTATTATAATTACTTCTCTTTGATGGGTTAAAATAAAAAATTATGTGAAAATAGCGCCAAGCTCCTGTCTCCATGAGAAATGCAAATCATATTGATATTAATAAACTAAATATCATGTCTTGATTTCATTTACACTAACATTAACATAACTCCCAGTATCAATCCTCCAATGACTCTCTATTATATTTCAGTGAGAAAAATACTGTTCTTTTTTTAGTCTATCCAATTCATCACAAACATTGAAAAAAAATTTAACAAGACGAAATCAATATTTAATTAAGTTATTGGAAAGTATTAAATAAGAATTAAATTATAATTATTAATTAGATTTTATGGTATGTGATTTTCGTGCGAGATTATAATATCGATGAAGCTCGAGAAATTTTAAAATCACAAGACCCCAATAATTTAAAAATCATTCCTCATGTGGAAGAACGATGGTTAGAAAGAGATTTTAAAATTAATTATACTGTTGATTGTCTAATTAATAAAATCCCATTATCAATTTCTAAAACCTATTATAATCGTTTTAAGCTAATATATCCCCATGAAACAAAGCCTACAATGGATTTGTATGTGATTATTGAAATTAGTGATGATGAAAATATTAGTGTCATCACTGTTTATCCAGAAGAAAAGAAGAGGAGAGAACATGAAAGGAAACGCAGATAATTCTTTTGAAGTGGATTACAGATACGATTATACATATGATGTTTTGGCAATTAAAGTTACCAGACCATTTAAATATGATAAAACTGTTGAAATGGATGAAGGGGTTTTGTTGGATTTTGATGAAGATAATGTTCCTGTGTCTTTAGAGATTCTTGATGCTTCAAAAAGACTAAATGTTCCAAAATATAGTTTAAAAAATTTAATTGATTTTAAAATGAGTGTTTCTGTGGATGATAAATCCATATGTGTACATGCTAACTTTAAGGTCATGTTACACAATAGCGAACAGACCCCTATTTTAGAATCATTTACCAGCAACTATTCAAATATACCTTCTATGGAAACTGAATTTGCAACTGCTTAAATTCAGTTATATATTTCTTTTTTTTAGTGAAATTGTTTGAATTAATTTAACCAATAGTTTTTTAATAATTATTTATATATTTTCTGCAATTAAGAAAACCAATTTACAAGTTAAACATTTTTATCAATAAAAATGGTAGAAAATTAGCTATTGACTGATATTTCCAAATCATAATCTTTGAAACATTATCGTTTGAATATTTCAAATCCTGCTCTAAACAGTACCAATACCGGATATATCTCCAGTCTTCCGGTCCACATGTCTATCATGCTGACTACCTTCAATATAGGGTTTAGGGCATGGTTAACAATTCCCAGTTCCAAACCATTGTTTCCCTGAAGTGACATTGCCGCAAATAGGCTTTTAAACGGATCATATCCGAATAAGCAGAATAATGTCCAAGTTAGAAATATGAATATCATGTAAAGTACAATGAATTTTCCGGCTTCTCCAATTGCTTTTTCAGATACTAATTGTCCATTTAGCTTTACAGGTACGATTCTGCCTTCAGGAGATAAGATTTCTTTAATACTTGCATATATTCCTTTACAGAATGTAATTGTACGTACAAGTTTGATTGCACCTACTGTGGAACCGTTTGAACCTCCTATTAACATCATTGCCATTAAACAGAGTATTACAAATGACGGCCAAGATGCCATCACGTTGGCTGAAGCCACGC encodes the following:
- a CDS encoding DUF6932 family protein codes for the protein MDDSYVTSKENPNDIDTFTEFDSVKVDQNNDKSKVKDLIYNAPLRTYNTCHSFMVFKYPKSNTKEYEKYLETKSKTLIMLFGKNKQTKNPKGIVKLKN
- a CDS encoding DUF308 domain-containing protein — protein: MNNNQIMGILSIILGLIFIACPVFSTALASTLIGISFLLLGIFSIIAGIFGGTGMGALLIISGILAVIFGFIFTTNIFAIPIIMSLQFYIIGIIMILMGIAGLISGDQVSKVLSILMIILAIVMIAIGALTIDNPIIAPILLGISLIVEGANLFISKA
- a CDS encoding DUF2283 domain-containing protein yields the protein MKGNADNSFEVDYRYDYTYDVLAIKVTRPFKYDKTVEMDEGVLLDFDEDNVPVSLEILDASKRLNVPKYSLKNLIDFKMSVSVDDKSICVHANFKVMLHNSEQTPILESFTSNYSNIPSMETEFATA